From Acetonema longum DSM 6540, the proteins below share one genomic window:
- the lepB gene encoding signal peptidase I, whose amino-acid sequence MSNSRLGQEVKDWLISILIAVVLAFFIRSFIVELYMVEGPSMRPTLVNSERLVVNKFIYRFKEPQRGEVIVFRYPRDPSRDFIKRVIGVAGDKIEIRDGQVFLNGQLQNENYILERTRGSYPLVTIPQGHIFVMGDNRNNSEDSRFRDVGFVPLDLVKGKAMVVFWPLDHMKTLP is encoded by the coding sequence ATGAGCAATTCCCGGCTTGGCCAGGAAGTTAAGGATTGGCTGATTTCCATACTGATTGCTGTGGTATTGGCTTTCTTCATTCGGTCTTTTATTGTTGAGCTGTATATGGTAGAAGGACCTTCCATGCGTCCCACCTTGGTCAACAGTGAACGGCTGGTGGTCAATAAGTTTATTTACCGCTTTAAAGAGCCGCAGAGGGGTGAAGTTATTGTTTTTCGTTATCCCCGCGACCCCAGTCGCGATTTCATTAAAAGAGTGATCGGCGTTGCCGGCGACAAAATTGAGATTCGCGACGGCCAGGTATTTCTTAACGGGCAGCTGCAAAATGAAAATTATATTCTGGAACGCACCCGTGGCTCCTATCCTTTGGTGACCATACCCCAAGGGCATATTTTTGTCATGGGAGATAACCGGAACAATTCCGAAGACAGTCGTTTCAGAGATGTGGGCTTTGTGCCGCTCGATTTGGTGAAAGGCAAGGCCATGGTGGTGTTCTGGCCTTTAGACCATATGAAAACCCTACCCTAG
- a CDS encoding ribonuclease HII has protein sequence MKQKWIETENQNEYNRVMALYNPEKQFSERGYQYIAGIDEAGRGPLAGPLVVAGVILPLEAFLPQLNDSKKLTVNQREKLYDEIYNTAVAVTYAIISVEEIDRMNILQATLQGMSQVAAALEPKVQAVMIDGPRGPQLPVPTQCIVGGDGLSASIAAASIVAKVVRDRLMIQLDQEFPAYGFAQHKGYGTKQHMSAIEHFGACPIHRRSFEPIKSKFSKEGAL, from the coding sequence ATGAAACAGAAATGGATTGAAACAGAGAATCAGAATGAATATAACCGGGTCATGGCCCTTTATAATCCTGAGAAACAATTCAGCGAAAGGGGCTATCAGTACATAGCCGGCATTGACGAAGCCGGACGGGGGCCCTTGGCAGGGCCTTTGGTGGTGGCTGGGGTTATACTGCCGTTAGAGGCTTTTTTGCCGCAGCTGAATGACTCCAAAAAATTGACGGTTAATCAACGGGAGAAGTTATACGATGAAATTTATAATACAGCTGTTGCCGTAACCTACGCCATTATTTCAGTGGAAGAAATCGACCGGATGAATATCCTGCAGGCAACGTTGCAGGGGATGAGCCAGGTGGCGGCTGCGCTGGAGCCTAAGGTTCAGGCAGTAATGATTGATGGCCCCAGGGGACCCCAACTTCCTGTTCCAACCCAATGTATCGTTGGCGGCGATGGACTTAGCGCCTCAATTGCCGCAGCCTCTATTGTGGCCAAGGTGGTCAGGGACCGGCTTATGATTCAGCTCGATCAGGAATTCCCGGCCTACGGCTTTGCCCAACATAAGGGTTATGGCACAAAACAGCATATGTCAGCCATCGAACATTTCGGGGCTTGTCCTATTCACCGCCGCAGTTTTGAGCCGATCAAATCGAAGTTCAGCAAGGAGGGGGCATTATGA
- the ylqF gene encoding ribosome biogenesis GTPase YlqF — MHIHWFPGHMAKARRVISEHLKLIDVVIELLDARIPESSANPMIQEIVGDKPRVIAFNKADLADSRHTEQWMARFKEQGLPVAAIEAVSGKGLKQLIQYVEQAAAEKLAKWEAKGIKSRPVRAMVLGIPNVGKSSLINRLLGTATVKTANRPGVTRGQQWIKIGNRLELLDTPGVLWPKMDDQAVAFKLAVTGAVKDDVYDYDTVLKQLVDFLRQEYPGRLIERFSLTEIPADNQALLGLIGAKRGCLKSGGLVDYEKAGKILLQEFRNGKLGKITLDFLL; from the coding sequence ATGCATATCCATTGGTTCCCCGGACATATGGCGAAGGCCCGGCGAGTGATCAGCGAACATCTTAAACTGATCGATGTGGTGATTGAGCTTTTAGATGCCAGGATCCCTGAGAGCAGCGCCAATCCCATGATTCAGGAGATAGTGGGAGATAAGCCCAGGGTCATTGCTTTCAACAAGGCTGATCTGGCGGATTCTCGGCATACCGAGCAGTGGATGGCTCGCTTTAAAGAGCAGGGACTGCCTGTAGCTGCCATTGAAGCTGTTTCCGGCAAAGGTCTGAAACAACTGATCCAGTATGTGGAGCAAGCGGCTGCGGAAAAATTGGCCAAATGGGAAGCCAAGGGTATAAAGAGCCGTCCGGTACGGGCTATGGTACTGGGAATCCCCAATGTGGGAAAATCATCGCTAATAAACCGTCTTTTGGGTACGGCTACGGTAAAAACGGCAAACCGGCCTGGCGTTACCAGAGGACAGCAATGGATAAAAATCGGCAATCGGCTGGAGCTTTTAGACACTCCTGGCGTGCTTTGGCCCAAAATGGATGATCAGGCTGTAGCCTTCAAGCTAGCGGTAACCGGCGCGGTGAAAGACGATGTGTATGACTATGATACGGTATTGAAACAATTAGTGGATTTTTTGCGGCAGGAATATCCTGGCCGGTTGATAGAGCGGTTTTCTCTAACGGAAATTCCCGCCGATAACCAGGCACTTTTAGGATTGATTGGTGCCAAACGGGGTTGTTTGAAGAGCGGGGGGCTTGTGGATTATGAAAAGGCCGGTAAAATTCTGCTGCAGGAATTTAGAAATGGCAAACTCGGTAAAATAACGCTGGATTTTTTACTTTAG
- a CDS encoding EscU/YscU/HrcU family type III secretion system export apparatus switch protein, with the protein MALKYDKSKDIAPKVVAKGAGFIAEQILTVAQKNAVPVYQNKTLTNVLMAVEIDREVPPELYNAVAEVLAHIYRLDQVLGKRIK; encoded by the coding sequence ATTGCTCTAAAGTATGATAAATCCAAAGACATAGCGCCGAAAGTTGTAGCCAAGGGCGCCGGCTTTATTGCCGAGCAGATTCTGACGGTAGCCCAAAAGAACGCTGTGCCTGTTTATCAAAATAAGACATTGACCAATGTATTAATGGCGGTGGAAATTGACCGGGAAGTGCCGCCGGAGTTGTACAACGCCGTAGCTGAGGTGCTGGCTCACATCTATCGTCTGGACCAGGTACTGGGAAAACGCATCAAATAG
- a CDS encoding YraN family protein — MNHLDLGKAGEQAVSLFLTRKGYAIMERNFRTRWGEIDLIARDKEDLVFVEVKTRRGAAFGTGAEAVIWHKQQKIIKTAQIYLSQKRLDAANLRFDVVEVNVKNNSLEFNHIVNAFGD, encoded by the coding sequence ATGAATCATCTGGATTTGGGCAAGGCCGGAGAACAGGCGGTGAGTCTGTTTTTGACCCGGAAAGGATATGCTATCATGGAGAGAAACTTTCGTACCCGCTGGGGGGAAATCGATTTGATTGCCCGGGACAAAGAAGATTTGGTCTTTGTCGAGGTAAAGACCCGGCGCGGGGCTGCATTCGGGACGGGAGCCGAAGCTGTGATATGGCACAAACAGCAAAAAATCATCAAAACAGCGCAAATCTACTTGAGCCAAAAGCGCCTGGATGCGGCGAATCTGCGCTTTGATGTGGTTGAAGTGAATGTAAAAAACAATAGTCTTGAGTTCAATCATATTGTGAATGCCTTTGGCGACTAG